A single genomic interval of Planctomycetota bacterium harbors:
- a CDS encoding FAD-dependent oxidoreductase encodes MSTPSQSSPARIAIVGGGFTGLSAAYELCRAGHDVTIFESDPEVGGLAGSFEVDGVQLERFYHHWFTNDRHVMDLIDELDHHDRILLRPTRTGMYFANGTYRLSTPKDLLTFRPLGFLDRLRLGYLALKARRVSDWMALENITARQWLIEMAGETVYRVMWEPLMKGKFGPYAEEISAVWMWNKLKLRGGSRGKGGAEMLAYYRGGFAALAQAIADDVRSHGGKIRTRCGVESIVVRDGKATGVRAGGVEYPAEVVLMTPALPIVADLLENHVDADYAAFLRRIEYLANVCLVLELDRSLSDTYWLNVNDPGFPYVGVIEHTNFEPPETYHGRHIVYLSKYLPADAELYHMTDRQVYEFSVPHIQRMFPAFDRSWVLRHHVWRARYSQPIVSKRYSELIPPTKTPIEGVLLCTMAQIYPEDRGTNYAIREGRKIGRELVDSLESARSS; translated from the coding sequence ATGAGCACGCCTTCTCAATCCTCACCCGCACGCATCGCCATCGTCGGCGGCGGGTTCACCGGCCTGTCCGCCGCATACGAACTCTGCCGCGCCGGACATGATGTGACCATCTTCGAATCCGACCCCGAAGTCGGCGGACTCGCCGGCAGCTTCGAAGTCGACGGTGTCCAACTCGAACGCTTCTACCATCACTGGTTCACGAACGATCGTCATGTGATGGACCTCATCGACGAACTCGATCATCACGATCGCATCCTCCTCCGCCCCACGCGCACCGGGATGTACTTCGCCAACGGCACCTATCGACTTAGCACGCCCAAGGATCTTTTAACGTTCAGGCCGCTGGGTTTCCTCGACCGACTCCGCCTCGGCTATCTCGCGCTCAAGGCGCGGCGCGTCAGCGACTGGATGGCGCTGGAGAACATCACAGCGCGCCAATGGCTCATAGAGATGGCCGGTGAAACGGTATATCGCGTCATGTGGGAGCCGCTGATGAAGGGTAAATTCGGGCCCTACGCCGAAGAAATCTCAGCCGTTTGGATGTGGAACAAGCTCAAGCTGCGCGGCGGGAGCCGGGGCAAGGGCGGCGCCGAAATGCTCGCCTATTACCGCGGCGGATTCGCCGCGCTCGCACAGGCCATCGCCGACGACGTCCGATCGCACGGCGGGAAAATCCGCACACGCTGCGGCGTCGAATCCATCGTCGTGCGCGATGGGAAGGCGACGGGCGTTCGCGCCGGCGGTGTCGAATACCCGGCCGAAGTCGTGCTCATGACCCCCGCCCTTCCGATCGTCGCTGATCTGCTCGAGAATCATGTCGACGCCGACTACGCGGCGTTCCTGAGGCGCATTGAATACCTGGCGAACGTCTGCCTCGTCCTCGAACTGGACCGCTCGCTCTCCGACACGTATTGGCTCAACGTCAACGATCCCGGATTCCCCTACGTCGGCGTCATCGAGCACACGAACTTTGAGCCGCCCGAAACCTATCATGGTCGGCACATTGTCTATCTGTCCAAATACCTGCCCGCCGACGCCGAGTTGTATCACATGACGGATCGACAGGTGTACGAATTCTCCGTGCCGCACATTCAGCGGATGTTCCCGGCTTTCGACAGAAGTTGGGTGCTCCGGCATCATGTATGGCGTGCCCGCTACTCTCAGCCGATCGTCAGTAAGCGGTACAGCGAACTGATTCCACCCACGAAGACGCCGATCGAAGGCGTACTTCTGTGCACGATGGCGCAGATTTACCCCGAAGATCGCGGGACGAATTACGCCATCCGCGAGGGCCGCAAGATCGGGCGTGAACTGGTCGATTCACTCGAAAGTGCGAGGTCGTCATGA